The Salvelinus namaycush isolate Seneca chromosome 16, SaNama_1.0, whole genome shotgun sequence genome has a segment encoding these proteins:
- the LOC120061518 gene encoding dnaJ homolog subfamily C member 5-like — protein MAAEAQRQRSLSTSGDSLYLVLGIDKNATPEDVKKSYRKLALKFHPDKNPDNPEAADKFKEINNAHSILNDCTKRNIYDKYGSLGLYVAEQFGEENVNTYFVLSSWWAKGLFIFCGLATGCYFCCCLCCCCNCCCGKCKPRPPADQEPEFYVSPEDLEAQMQSDERDVGGDPIMVQPSGTESTRLTSDSHSSYRTDTGYN, from the exons ATGGCAGCTGAGGCGCAGAGACAGCGTTCTCTGTCTACATCAGGAGACTCGCTCTACCTGGTCCTGGGGATCGACAAGAACGCCACGCCGGAGGACGTCAAGAAGTCCTACAG GAAACTGGCTCTGAAGTTCCACCCAGACAAGAATCCAGACAACCCCGAGGCTGCTGATAAGTTTAAGGAAATCAATAACGCCCACTCCATCCTGAATGACTGTACCAAGAGGAACATCTATGATAAGTACGGATCCCTGGGACTGTACGTGGCCGAGCAGTTTGGAGAGGAGAACGTCAACACCTACTTTGTCCTCTCCTCCTGGTGGGCCAAG ggcCTGTTCATCTTCTGTGGCTTAGCGACTGGCTGCTACTTCTGCTGCTGTCTGTGCTGCTGCTGTAACTGCTGCTGTGGGAAGTGTAAACCGCGGCCGCCCGCGGATCAGGAGCCAGAGTTCTACGTCTCCCCTGAAGACCTGGAGGCACAGATGCAGTCTGACGAGAGAG acGTTGGTGGTGACCCCATCATGGTGCAGCCATCCGGAACAGAGTCCACCAGGCTGACGTCAGACAGCCACTCCAGCTACCGGACcgacaccggatacaactaa